In Mytilus trossulus isolate FHL-02 unplaced genomic scaffold, PNRI_Mtr1.1.1.hap1 h1tg000158l__unscaffolded, whole genome shotgun sequence, the sequence AGACGACACatgatttatattgaaaatagtcCAGAAAATGAAAAGTTTACAACGAGTTGTTTTCCTAGTTCTATCGTCATTTTCTTCAGTATTTTGAATTCCTCATCTATAGagcattataaataaataataattcatcATATTTACATACAATCATACATAGCACTAATTATTCATCCGCGATAGTACTACTTTTCTCAACTAAAGTTTGTGTTTGGGACAATGAAAAACGGATTATGTCTCTGAGCAAATCTTCTTTGCATTGATAATACTGTTGAATAACTTTTCTGTAATCTTTGGCTTTGATTTTCAAGTCTTTCCTTCAGACTGGTCAATGTTTTCAACAACATCTGTTTCTTGTAACCAGGTAGATGGCGTCGCAATCGCTGAGTTTCTTTAAAACGAATTATATCGTCTTCTTGTGCTTCGCGGATTTTTTCCTCAACGATCATTTTCTCAGCTCTAAGTTGACTCACTTTGTCTTGTAGACTGTTTCTGATGTCTGGAATCGTTCTAGCGGAATCACATTCTGCACATGCGCTTTCAACAAGAGTCATATTTGATTCTTCTTCAATGTCACTATCGGAATGTTCAGCATTATCGGAATCAGATGTTGAAGGGAATCGTGAGTCGCGGCTGAGACTTGAATAACCAGCATCGATTGATTCTTCCATTCGGTCAGGTCGTTCTGAAAACTTTGTCGAGTAAACCGGAAGTTGGTTTTCTATGGAACCTTCACTGCTGTATGAGCCAGTAGAGCTGGTATTGTCTGAGATTTCCATGCTACTGTTAGATGTATCAGATGATACCTCACTATAGTCCTCCAATAAATCATTGACAGAAAGTCTTTTAGCAAGTTTTACCGCCATTTCGTCGTCCAGGATAATGTCAATATTTTCCTCGTATTTGAAATCAATGCCGTAATCTATGTTTGCAAATCGTTCATTCAGTTTTTCAATTGTAGGAGAATTGCGTTCTATATCCACATCACCTTCAGAGATAATAGACCATCGATTAATGTTCAGATCAGTTAAACTTAGCTGTCTTTTACACGCTTTTGTATCCTTGGATTGTCGGGTGCTGTCAGGGCAGATTCTGTATAATTATAAGATTTTCACGCCTCTTCAGCTAGGATACAAACGTTCAAATAATCCTGAGCGTTGGTACCTTTCGGTACAAGATCAATCAAGTCTTCTTCGTGCACAGACTTACGCTGAGGGATCCAAGGATTTGTTTTGATGCCGTCTGAAATGGCTGTTCGCCGGTTTGTGATAATGTATTTGTTACGTGGAGTAACAGATGTTTTGTATCTACGAAGAGAGCAGCGAAGAGATACGTCCTGGGCGACGTCGAAATATTTGCACCTGTCGGCGGCTATTACGAGGTTGTCATTGTCGTCGGTAGGTTGTTGCTCAATTGAAGCTTtctttgtcttttcttttatcttttagACTTCTGGAACGACTTATTTGACGAAACTTCATCCTGATAATCGAAAAGCTGCCTCAAGTTTAGAAGAATCTATCAATTAGAAAtcctgaaattataaaatgatatttgttatggatatatatagtaaaaattTAATGCATacagaaaagtattttttatacaaGCGAAACATAACATCCTGCAAATGTGTCACATTTAGACAATATGGATGTCATTTATCTACTGCTGTCAAAAACAAATCACTTGAATACCAGTATTGTAAGTGATGCCGTCAACACAAACAAGTAGATTTGTCACAGGCCGGTGTCGGTGTGACTAGTAATGTATGATTTGTCATAGGCAGGTGTATTATAGCATTGTAAGTGATGCCGCCAACACACTCAGGTAGATAGGTGTCGGTGTGTCTAATAATGTATGATTTGTCATAGGCAGGTGTATTATAGCATGGTGAGTCATGCCGCCAACACACTCAGGTAGATAGGTGTCGGTGTGTCTAATAATGTATGATTTGTCATAGGCAGGTGTATTATAGCATTGTAAGTGATGCCGCCAACACACTCAGGTAGATAGGTCTCTGTGTGACTAGTAATGTATGATTTGTCATAGGCAGGTGTATTATAGCATTGTAAGTGATGCCGCCAACACACTCAGGTAGATAGGTGTCGGTGTGTCTAATAATGTATGATTTGTCATAGGCAGGTGTATTATAGCATTGTAAGTGATGCCGCCAACACACTCAGGTAGATAGGTCTCTGTGTGACTAGTAATGTATGATTTGTCATAGGCAGGTGTATTATAGCATGGTGAGTCATGCCGCCAACACACACAGGCCGGTGTCGGTGTGACTAGTAATGTATGAATTGTCATAGGCAGGTGTATTATAGCATTGTAAGTGATGCCGCCAACACACACAGGTAGATAGGTGTCGGTGTGACTAGTAATGTATGAATTGTCATAGGCAGGTGTATTATAGCATTGTAAGTGATGCCGCCAACACACTCAGGTAGATAGGTGTCGGTGTGTCTAATAATGTATGATTTGTCATAGGCAGGTGTATTATAGCATTGTAAGTGATGCCGCCAACACACTCAGGTAGATAGGTCTCTGTGTGACTAGTAATGTATGATTTGTCATAGGCAGGTGTATTATAGCATGGTGAGTCATGCCGCCAACACACTCAGGTAGATAGGTGTCGGTGTGTCTAGTAATGTATGAATTGTCATAGGCAGGTGTATTATAGCATGGTGAGTCATGCCGCCAACACACACAGGCCGGTGTCGGTGTGACTAGTAATGTATGAATTGTCATAGGCAGGTGTATTATAGCATTGTAAGTGATGCCGCCAACACACACAGGTAGATAGGTGTCGGTGTGACTAGTAATGTATGAATTGTCATAGGCAGGTGTATTATAGCATTGTAAGTGATGCCGCCAACACACTCAGGTAGATAGGTGTCGGTGTGTCTAATAATGTATGATTTGTCATAGGCAGGTGTATTATAGCATTGTAAGTGATGCCGCCAACACACACAGGTAGATAGGTGTCGGTGTGTCTAATAATGTATGATTTGTCATAGGCAGGTGTATTATAGCATTGTAAGTGATGCCGCCAACACACTCAGGTAGATAGGTCTCTGTGTGACTAGTAATGTATGATTTGTCATAGGCAGGTGTATTATAGCATGGTGAGTCATGCCGCCAACACACTCAGGTAGATAGGTGTCGGTGTGTCTAGTAATGTATGAATTGTCATAGGCAGGTGTATTATAGCATGGTGAGTCATGCCGCCAACACACACAGGCCGGTGTCGGTGTGACTAGTAATGTATGAATTGTCATAGGCAGGTGTATTATAGCATTGTAAGTGATGCCGCCAACACACACAGGTAGATAGGTGTCGGTGTGACTAATAATGTATGATTTGTCATAGGC encodes:
- the LOC134700500 gene encoding uncharacterized protein LOC134700500 → MAVKLAKRLSVNDLLEDYSEVSSDTSNSSMEISDNTSSTGSYSSEGSIENQLPVYSTKFSERPDRMEESIDAGYSSLSRDSRFPSTSDSDNAEHSDSDIEEESNMTLVESACAECDSARTIPDIRNSLQDKVSQLRAEKMIVEEKIREAQEDDIIRFKETQRLRRHLPGYKKQMLLKTLTSLKERLENQSQRLQKSYSTVLSMQRRFAQRHNPFFIVPNTNFS